Genomic DNA from uncultured Desulfuromusa sp.:
TATTTTGGTTGGCGCCACTGCTTTTTCTATGGTTTTTACCTACACCGGTGGTGATTATCTGGTAGAAGACTTTATGATGGGACTTCCTGCTGGGAAATGGGGCTTCCTTATTCTGTCCATGCTGGTGATCATGGTTCTCGGGTTTTTCATTGATTTTGTTGAAATTTCCTACATCATTGTGCCGATCCTGGCACCGATTGCCGCCAATTTGGGGATCAATCCGGTCTGGTATGCAATCCTTGTGGCGATGAACCTGCAAACATCCTTCTTGACTCCACCTTTTGGTTTCAGTCTCTTTTATTTGAAAGGGGTTTCTCCTCCTGAGGTGAAGACGACAGAGATCTATAAGGGGGTTGTTCCTTTTATTGCCATCCAGGTTTTTGTGTTGGTGATTTTAATTGCTTTCCCCGGGTTCTTCGGAATAAGCAGCATATATTGATAGAGTAACTTTTTTGGAGAGATAAAAGAAAAGGCCGTACTGTTGCAGTACGGCCTTTTACTGTTTGATCCTTGGGATCTGCGGAGTGATTCTGACGCTATCTATGCCTCAGTCGGAATGGGGATAAAAACCCGCTTTGCCAGTTCCTGATCAATCATCATCAAACCTCGACCATCTTCCTGAACTCTTTTTAATTTTGCTATAATATGGCTGGCATTTGCTTCTTCTTCCACCTGTTCAGTTACAAACCATTGGAGAAAAATTTGTGCCGCATGGTTTTTTTCCTGTTGTGCCAGATCCATCAGGTCGTTGATTCTAGAGGTGACGATCTGTTCATGCCTGAGTGCTTCTTCAAATACGTGCAGAGGTGAACTGTAATCGTTATGCGGTGTTTCCATTGACTGCATCATAACGCGACCCCCTGTTTCGCAGACAAATTGAAACATTTTTTCGGCGTGGGACATCTCTTCCTGAAATTGAATATCCATCCAGTTCGCCATGCCGGGGAGATCCTCGGATTCAAAGTATGCCTGCATTGCTTTGTAGATAAAAGCTGAGTAGTACTCATACTGGATTTGATCATTAATTGCGTCGACAAGTTTTTGAGTCAGCATTTTATATCTCCTTTAGTCATTAATTTCGTGATTAAAATTTAACTATTGTAGTAAGAGTTA
This window encodes:
- a CDS encoding ferritin; translation: MLTQKLVDAINDQIQYEYYSAFIYKAMQAYFESEDLPGMANWMDIQFQEEMSHAEKMFQFVCETGGRVMMQSMETPHNDYSSPLHVFEEALRHEQIVTSRINDLMDLAQQEKNHAAQIFLQWFVTEQVEEEANASHIIAKLKRVQEDGRGLMMIDQELAKRVFIPIPTEA